GCACTCTCGGATTTTCTTCTTTAGATATTAATACCTCACATTCTCCGTCTTCCATCTTTTCAATCCGCTGATTCGAGAACATCAGCCTGCCTATGGCATCAGAATCCTTGATCAAATCCATCCTAGGGGAAACATTGTCATCCGTGGCAAGTTTACATGTCTTTGTTATCAGTTCCCTTACATTTTCAAGAATTTCTTCAAATTCATCATGGCTTGCAACGCCAGCTTTGACCAGTTCATTTCTATAACAAACAAGGGAATCGTCTGCCATCCAGGCTTCAATCTCTTCTTTTGTCCTATAACTGGAGGCATCTGATGGAGAATGGCCTGTAAACCTGTATGTTAATGTATCAAGGAGGACAGGACCGTCTTTTTGTTCAAGTATCTTTTTCTTCCTGCGTATAGCATCAATAACCGCTAAAGGATTATACCCATCTACTCTTTCCGCATGCATCTGTTCAGGGTTGACACCCGCCCCTACACGGGCAAGTATCTTGTACCCCATGGTCTCTCCACAGGTTTGTCCTCCCATGCCGTACTGGTTGTTAAAGAAATTAAATATTAATGGCAGTCCCCCCTTATATTCTCCTTCCCATAGCAGCTTGTACTGGTCCATTGTGGCAAGGCAAATGGCCTCCCATACAGGCCCGCACCCCATGGAACCGTCTCCTATATTTGCTATAACTATGCCTTTTTTCCTGTTTATCTTCTTATATAATGCCGCGCCTACTGCAATATCAGCAGATCCTCCTACTATGGCATTGTTTGGGTATATACCGAAGGGTGGGAAAAATACATGCATTGAACCTCCCAATCCTTTATTAAATCCCGTTTCACGGGCAAAGTTCTCTGCCAGGACTCCGTAGACCAGAAAATCTATTGCCAGTTCTTTAACATTACCCTTATCTTTTTGCTTGCCTTCAACCACTTTCAGAATCCTGCCGTCAAAAAAGTTTTCCATTATGTCCAGAAGCTCATCGTCACCTAACTTTTCAATAGCCGAAAGCCCCTTTGCCAGGACTTCGCCGTGGCTTCTGTGGGAACCGAAAATAAAATCATCTTTGTCCAGAAGATATGCCTGCCCTACTGCCGATGCCTCCTGCCCCAATGAAAGGTGCGCCGGCCCCGGGTGATTATACTTTATGCCGTTGTATTCACCTGTAGTTTTAATGGCATTTAGCATTGTTTCAAATTCACGGATAATGGCCATATCCCTGAATATTCTCAAAAAATCTTCTTTCGTATAATTTTCTTTTTCTTCCTCAATGGTTTTATTGTATTGGTTTACAGGAATGTCTTTAAAAGTTATATTTCCGCTTTTTCTTACTTCCTTTGGATCAATGAATTGTGATTTCGGCATTTAACTCCCTCTTTTCATATTCTATTTCTATGTTTTAAGTAAATTTTCATGTTTTAGGTGATATTTCTTTTTTTTGGTAATTTTCTATGTTTTAGGTAAATTTCCCATGTTATAAGTAAAATATGCCTTCCCTTATAATCTCCGACACTGTTGGATGAGGGAATACAATTTCCTTAATGTCATCAACCCTCATCTCCATCTCAATCATAGCAGCTGTGCCGTATATAATCTCCGATGAATAGTTACCAATCATGTGAAGGCCAACCAGCCTCCGGTATTTCTTATCTATAAGGATTTTACAAATACCATCCCCACCTTCATTTTCAGCAAGGTATCTTCCGCTATACCTCATTGATATTTTGGAAACCTCGACCTCTATTCCCTTTTGCCTGGCTGTTTCCTCAGTTTCACCAACGCCTGCAACCTCAGGATTTGTATATATGACGTAAGGAATGGCATTGTACCGCATAACATCCTTTTTACCAAGGATGTTGTTTATACATACTTCAGCTTCCCTATAGGCGGTATGGGCAAGCATTGAATAGCCATTCACATCCCCTGCGGCATAGACTCCCGGTACATTGGTTCGGCCTCTTTCATCCACCTTTATACGTCCATTTTCAATCTCAACGCCAATCCTTTCAAGTCCATAGCCATCCACTACCGGCTTCCTTCCTATACTCATTAAAATCTTATCGGCTTCAACCGAGGCTCTTTCTCTATTATATTCATAAAGGACCATCCCCTCTTTTACCTCAACAACTTTCGAGCTTAACTTAAATACAATTCCCTTTTTTTCATAGGTTTTCATCAAAATATCCGATATTTCTCTCTCATTATTGCCGGCAATGTGATCCAGCATCTCAATAATTGTGACCTTGCTTCCGGCAGAATTGAAATAGGAAGCCATCTCAAGGCCTATAACCCCTCCCCCTACAATTACCAGGGAGCCGGGCACTTCTTTTATGTCCAGTATTTCCCTGTTAGTGAGGACAAAGCCCTTTTCCATCCCCTCTTTAACCCCAGGAATTGAGGGCAATATGGGCATGGAGCCTGTTGCAATAAGAAGCCTTTTACCAATAAAGCTTTCGTTATTTATCCTTACTTCATACCCTTCGCTGCTTCTTCCGGCTATCTCTCCCGTCCCTTCTAATATGGTGACATTGCTTTTTTTAAGTTGAGCCTTGATTCCTGCAACAAGGGTTCTTACCACTTTGTTTTTTCTCTCGATAACTTTGTCATGGTTAAATTTTACATTTTCCGATACTACTCCGTATTTCTCACTATACCTGGCATTATCGTACATCTTTGCCGAATACAACAGGGTTTTGGATGGAATACATCCTTCGTTAAGGCAAACTCCCCCCAATGCCCTTTTCTCTATTAAAAGCGTATTCAGCCCTGCCTGCCCTGCCCTTTCTGCACCGAGGTAGCCTGCAGGACCGCCTCCGATGACTATTAAATCATATACCATATTTCTCAACTCCAAATTGCATTATTTAAAATTATTTTAATATTCTATGTATCTATTTTTATTCCCGCAGCTTGCAAGCCGGCAAAACCGTTTTAAATTTTCCGGTAAAATGCCGACACCGGCATGTTTACTTCGCCAGTAAAATACTGAAATTTTCGAGGTTTGTTTTTAAATCCTTGAGGAATCTTGCCGCAGGAGCACCATCCACCGCCCTGTGGTCAAATGTCAGGGATAACCCCATTGCAGGATAATAAACATACTGGCCGTTAACTTCCTTAACACGTTGAACAATATTATTGACTCCAAGGATACCTGTTTGTGGAGGATTTAAGACCGGGGTAAAGGATTCTATGTCTAACATGCCCAGGTTTGTTACAGTGAAAGTGCCTCCTTTTAGCAGGTCGGGATTGATTGTACCCTTCTGGCATTCTTCAGCAAGTTCTTTAACTTCAGCAGATATCTCGTTTAGTGATTTATGATTTGCATAGAATATAGTAGGTACCATTAAACCCCTTTCAGTATCAACAGCCACTCCCAAATGGACAACATTGAATAGCAACATCCTGTCATCGAGGAAATGGGCGTTTAATGGTTTATGTCCAGGTAAGGTCCTGGATACTGCAAAAAGTACTATATCATTAATAGTTATATTCCGGAGTCCTAATTTTTCTTTGTTCTCCTTTAGTTTCTTCCTGTATTCCAGTATTTCAGTAGCATCAAAGGTAGTATTCAAGGTAAGTTGGGCTGTTGAAGACAAGGAATGGTGCATTGCCTTTGCTATTACTTTTCTTATATTGGTAAGTTTTACTTCAGTAAACTCCGCCTCTCCTGGCACAACTCCAGGTGAATAAGATGCATGTGCTGCCACTTGGGATTCTGATTGTACTCTTCCTAAATCACCGGTTGTTATTCTTCCTCCTATGCCGCTACCTTCCTCAACAATTTTTGTTTCGGATTTCAGGCTTTCATCTTTAGCTGCAAAAGTAAAAACAGGACCTTTTTCCATTAAAGAAATAATATCTCTTTCAATTATTCTTCCGTGAGGTCCCGTGGGTTTTGCATAACGGTAGTCAATCCCCGCTTTTTCAGCAAGATTTCTAGCCCTTGGCGAAATTCCAATCTTTCCGTCGCCGGTATCGCTTCTAATGAAACCGGTTTCTCCACCTGTGCCTATGCCTTGCTGTTTCGCTGCATCTGCCGCTGTATCTGCTGCCGCCTCTATCGCCGCATCTGCCGCTACATTTGCTGCTACATTTGCCGCATATGCTTCCCCTTCCCCTTCAACACCAACCTTATCTGCTACCGTTGTCTTAGTCACCTTATCCTCCCGGCCGATTTGTGTGCGGGGGTCAAACTCTGAAACATCATCTCCTTCCCGGCCGATTACGCAAACATTTGTTAGTACCGGTACATCGTCACCCTCCTCAAAAAATATCTCAAGAAGTATTCCATCTTCTTTAGCTTCTTCATCGAAGGTAGCCTTGTCGGTCTCATATGTAAATAGAATATCCCCGGCTTTTACCTGGTCACCCTTCTTTTTATGCCACTTTGCAATAATACAGCTTTCGACTGTTTGCCCCTGCTTGGGCATGATTACTGGTATAGCCATATATTACCCACCTTTTAATATGTTAGATTATTTCATCTATATGTTATATATTATCATCACACGTGATAAAAGTCAACAATGTCTTTTACTCTAACGGACGCATTTTCTTCATAAAAATAAAATGCGCACTTTACGCTAACTATTCTCATTTATTTTCAAGTGCTTTTTCGGCCATATAGGAGCTTCTTACAAGAGGCCCGGAAGCCACGTATTTAAAACCCATCTCATAGCCTATGCTTTTATACTCCTCAAATACATCGGGATGTATATATTCAACTACAGGGTGGTGTTTTTTAGAAGGGGCAAGATATTGCCCTATTGTTAAGAAATCACAGCCTGCGCTCCTTAAGTCCTCCAAAACCTCAATCACTTCATCCCTTTTTTCACCCAACCCCAGCATAATACCGGATTTTGTCCGGATGCTGCTATTTTCCTCTTTGACATTTCCAAGCAAACCCAGTGACCTTTCATAAACAGCCATAGGCCTTACTGAGGGATAAAGTCTGGGTACCGTTTCAATATTATGGTTGATTATTTCAGGCATGGCATTTATTACTTTGGCGAGAGCTTCCCTGCTTCCTTTAAAATCCGGTATCAATACCTCTATTACAACCTTTTTATCCAGGTTCCTGATTTCCTCAATTACCCTTGCAAAATGCCCGGCTCCTCCATCAGGCAGGTCATCCCTGGTAACAGAAGTTATTACCACATGGTGCAGGTTTAGTTCTGCAACGGCATGGGCTATATGCAGGGGCTCATCTTTATCAACCGGCTGAGGCTTGTTTTTTTCCACGTTGCAAAAAGTGCAGTTCCTTGTACATGTTCTCCCTAGTATCATGAATGTGGCAGTTTTTCTGTTAAAACACTCCATCCTGTTTGGACAGTTGGCCTCTTCACACACTGTATTAAGGGATAACTTCCTCAGGATGTTTTCCACCTCTGCATACTTGCTGTCCCCCTGTATCCTGATTCTCAGCCAATCGGGTTTTTGTTCGTACATTGTATAATCTCCTCTTCACATTATTGTATAATCTCCTCTTCATACTCAAGATTGAATATTTGGCAAAAATAATCAATAACCAAATCGTTTAATCTTTCAAAATCCTGATGAACCCCTGTTATTTTCTTAAGCGATGTTACTCCCCTGTCTGCAAGTCCGCATGGTATTATCCACTTGAAATGCTCGAGGTCCGTGTTTACATTAAATGCAAAACCGTGCATGGTAACCCAGTGTTTTACTGCAATCCCTATAGCAGTAATTTTTTCTTCCCCTATCCATACGCCGGTATACTTTTTTTCTTCCCTGTGGGCTTCAATACCATATTCTTTCTTGAGAAGCCGGATAAATACCTCCTCAATTTTCCAAACAAAGTCTTTTATATCCCTTCCATGTCTCTTCAAATCCATAACCGGATAACCCACTATCTGTCCGGGGCCGTGGTAGGTAACATCTCCACCCCGGCTCACTTCGTATATGTTAACGCCACTGGATTTCAGTACATCTTCAGGCACTATTATGTTACTATATTTTCCGCTTCTTCCTATGGTAAGTACCGGGGGGTGTTCCACCAGCAACAATATATCTTCCCTTTCACCTGATTGTACCTCCTTCATCATCTTTTCCTGAAGCTCAAGGGATTCCTGGTAGTCCACCATTCCCAGTTTTGCAACATTTATCTTTTTCATCGTCTCATTTACAGCTATAGCATCTCCCTCATATTATTTATCATATTATTTAAAGTATTATTTATTTATAGTGCCACCAACCCGTAACTTAAGTTACAGGTACATACCCTATTATTTAGTACGAGCACATACTCTATTATATGGCATTATATAGCTTTGGCATGCGTCAACAAATACTTTTCAGCTTCTACACACCACAAACCATTGTTGTTCTTAACAATTTCAGCCAACTTTGCGAAAAGAGGTTCTATCTTTCCTTTTTCCTCAAAATCAGCTATGGCCGTAAGTTCCATTTGGATATTAGTGTAAATCAGTTTCTTCCCGCCTGGTATATTCGGTAATTTTAATGTAGTTTCAACAACACTGTCAAGGCCTCCTATATGAGTAACCATTGCTGCAGGGTTTATCAAACCCTTCTCCATCATTTCCAGGGACTCAACCATATCATCGGTATTTCCTCCACTTGTGCCTACAATATGGGTCGAGTTGTAATGCACGTTATAGAAGTTCAATTCTGCCGTAAAGTTAGGATTTGTAGGTCCTGCAAAAAAGTTTAAGCACCCGTCCTTGCCCAGTATTTTGTCTCCCTGTTCAACAACTGCCCTTACAGGAGCAAATACAAAAACATCATCATATCCTTCCCCGCCTGTAAAAGAGGTAAGGTATTCCGGAACGTTTTCTACATTGGCTGTGTTTACGTATTTGAGGGTAACACCATTTTTCGCGGCTTCTTCAACAGTATAAATAGAAGCCGCCCTTTTTAACCTGGCTTCATCTATGTCGGTTACGACAAGAAGTCCAGGCCTCCTGTCACAATGAATAACATAGTCAATAGCACCAAGTCCCATTGGCCCTACACCTGCCAATATAGCCATATTACCCCCTTTTTTAATACCCATGCTGTGTATATATGAACCTGCCGTGGTATGATAACTGGCATGGAACGCACCCACTATACAGGACATGGGTTCAGCAAGAGAACCGTAAAAGTAGGCTTCACCGTCATAATTCAAAAGGCAATTCTTTTCCATAACTTCGTTAGGTATTATTATATAAGTGGCAGCTCCCCCAATATATTGGAATGTATATCCGGGAGCAGCATAGGGGTTGCTCTCCAGATTCAGGGCAGGTTGGATGGAAAACTTGTTTCCCACCTTGAATTTGTGATGCCATTTTTTCCCTACTTCCACTATTTCCCCGCAAAATTCATGCCCTATTATAATAGGGTTCTTATCCACATCCTTCGGCACTCTTTTATGGTCGGCACCCTGTATTGCTGCCTTGTAAGAGGACATGCATATACTGTCTGAAACTACCCTGGCCAGGATTTCATCATCTTTAACCTTAGGAAGTTCAAACTCTTCCATCCTTAGATCATTTTTTCCATATAGCCTCACTGCTTTTGTTTTCATTTTAATCCCACCTTATTTTTATTTTTGTATTTACTGCTTTATTTTTGCGTTTACTGTTCAGGTTTTGCCTTTAAATTTTACAATATTATACAAAACAAACATATTAGTAAAATTTCATTTACTTTTTTAATTATATCAAAAAAATGATATTTTTGAACATGATTCTGTTAAAATTTATTATAAATGCACATATATTATAATTATAAATCCTGCACTTCGCATCCATAGTTTATTTACCATCATGTTTTAATATGGCAGTATGCGATTTCCTATATTCACAAATCCGCTAACAATCATTTCTTTTCAATCTCTTATGATTCAAATACCTCTTTGAGTGGTGCCTGCAGGCCATCAAACCAATACGATTTTACAACTTCACTGTTTTTATACGTTACAAACGAGTCAATCTGAAAATCTTTGAACCCGTAAACCAGTACGGTTCTTCCCTCAGGGTCTACTACCCAGAATTCCTTTACACCCGACAGCATATAAGTATTCAATTTATCTACCATGTCTTTAGACCTGGTACCAGGCGATAATATCTCTACCACCAGCGTTGGTGTTCCCATATACCGCCCCCTTTCGTCCACAGTATGCTCCAAGTCACAGGCAATAAGCAAATCAGGCTGCATCACATCCGGATCTTTAAAATCTTTTTTATAAAAGTGTACATCAAAAGGTGAATAGAATACCTTACAAGGCTTTCCCTTCAGATAATTTCTTAACAGGATATATAGATTTCCGGAAATATCCTGATGATAGGTGCTTGGGGACGACAACAGGACAATCTCCCCATTGATGTACTCCATACGCAGATCGCTTTTTTCATAAATTTCCATGAATTCTTCATAGGATACCTTTTTTCCACCGTACTGATAATCCGGAGCTTTTTCCCGTACGGTAAAATACCTCTCAATATCCGTAATATACGGTGTCATGCGAACTACTTTCTTGCCGTTTTTTGTAATTACTACCTCGTTATCATCACATACATAATCCAGGTATTTCCCAAGGTTGGACTTCAATTCTGTGGCTGTGATTACCACTTTATTTTCCTTTTCCATATTCATATCACCCCGTACTATAGTTTTATTTCGTACAATATAGCTTTTGGTTTTGTACATATATAATATTATATCGTACGATTATTTGCAATATTATACTGCAATGCCACTATTTAAAATACAGGGTTCATAATATCATAAAACCGCCGTTTATGAAACATCGGATCTTTCCTTAAGGAAGATACCTCAAAATTTCTGTGATGAAAATAATAAAATAGCGCATAGCACAATTTACAGGGCTATATATGGGTTTGGCAAAAGTATAGCCGACAGCGATAAAATAAGAGGCAGTATCAAGGAGCTTAAGGATAGGTATTTATCTTCAAGCGAGGGATATATACCTGAAAAGTCCCTGTATGAGAATACCTTCCGGCGAGAATCCGCATTAAGGGAACTGCTTTTACCCCTTGCAAACTTAAGGTTTGAACCAAATTTATGCAAGACATTCTACATATATATAAAAGTTTCAAGAACAGTATTATCAGGATTGGACCCACTTGTCAGCTCAATATATGCAAGATGATTTTTACGTTAAAAAGTGAAACACCAATAGTGCTGCCGGAAGTGATATATTGAAAAATACAGAGGGTGGAAATTAAAATTTGCTATCAAATGTAAAAAAAAGAGAGTTGATGCTGTTTCCCAGGTAGTAAAAAAGTAAAATCAGTTAGTAAAAAAACGGCCTCTTAAAAGGAAAACTTGGTAATCAAACAAACGATAAAATTGTTGTGTTTGTTTATCGTCATAGCTTGCTACTATTCTTATATAGAATTGGAGATACACCAATATATTTTTTAAAAACTCTTGAAAAATGTTCTACATTTGCATAACCAACTTTCTCGGATATTTCTGTCATTTTCATATTTGTAGTTGTCAAAAGCTTTTTAGCTTTTTCTAACCGCAAAAGACTAATATACTCTTTGATTCGGACTCCGGTTTCACTTGCGAATTTTCTACTTAAATAACTCTCATTGAATCCAAACTTTTGTGCAATTTCTCTAAGTGATAAATTCTTTCCAAAATTTTGCTCAAGATAAAGTTTTATTAGAGTGATTGGTTGTGTACCTTTTAATGATAAGAAATAGTTCTCTATTTCATTAATTTGGTTCGAGATCCACTTTTCTAATTGGGTAAAGGAAGTAAAGTTGCTGATTTGTTGTTTTACATGGATACTATCCCCTTTGAATTTGTTTGGAAGAAGTCCAAGATCGAAAATATGGTTGATAAGGTATAAATATAGCTCTAATGTTACTTCCAATACAACTTTTTTATCAATCCGATGGAATTTTAGTAATTCCAAAAAGCTAATCAATACTTCTTTAACTTTATTAAAATCTATGTTGTTTATATGATAACGCAGGTCATCCTTGAATTTTATAGTATTTACCTCATAGATCTCGCTAGATGAAAATTGACTTTCATGGAAGAATTTATCATCAAGATAGAATTTTAGAGATTCGATTCGTTCAATTGCCTGTGTGCATAACGAATCTAATGTATGCAGTGTTCCAATATCGCTAATTCCAACTAAGTAATTGTGGGTCGTTTCTTTGAGAATTTGTTCCCTTACAATGTTTTGTATTTTTCTAAATAATAGATTTTCTTTTGAGGAAACCTTGAAACTAGCAATGTCAAAAACCACTATAATCCCTTTAAGGAATACTAGCCATATGATGGAATATTCCTGTTCCATATTTTTTAGATTTAACTTTATACAATCCTCATACTTATTTTGACAGTGATTAATTACTAAAACTATATACTGACTATTTAACTTCAGAGTAGTATTCTTTTGTGCTGTTTCTCTAAAGTAAGTTTCTAAATATTTTTTTCTCTTTGGTGTTTCCAGAACTAGTTGTTTATAACGTTCAAGCGCATCAAGCATGTTTGTTGAATCAATATCCTCTTTTAGAACATAATCAAGTGCACCGGCTTGAAAAGACTTTTTTACAAGATGAAAATCACTATAGGAGCTTAAAACAACAAATTTGGTATCGGGCTTAATTGCCAGAGCCTTTTCAATTAAAATGTATCCATCCATATGAGGCATTTTTACATCAGTGAAAACAATATCAACATCATTTTGTGCTATAAATGATAAAGCAGTATATCCATCGTAAGCAAGGCCAATGATTTCCATATCAAACATTTTCCATGGAACTTTCTGTTTTAATACCTCTAACACAATGGGTTCATCGTCTACCAGCAAAATTTTGATCATTGCCTTAATCCCCCCGATAAATTATAAGTTCTCTCGGAAACCATTCCGAGCATTGAAAAATAATGTATCAATAAAGTTGACATAAAGCTATTCACTCCAATTCTGACCATATATTAACATCTTATATAATATATCCCTAATTGCAAAAATGGCTGATTTTAGAATATATTATCAGATATTTAATAATATACAGCCATAAATTGTGCTAATAGCCATATATCAAACTTGATTTTGGCAAAACCACTCCAAAATGGAAATAGATACTATTTTTATTCAATAATACCAAAAAGGAGTGGTTTGCTATGCTGTTCTCTAAATCTACACATAAGCAGTATCAGGATTTTGTATTGTCTTTCATCAATGCCTTCTACATCAATGTGAATAAACTTATTCCTGTACTGCGCTATGCCAAACACATTGTCGCCTTCTTCATTTCCGACCTGACAGGCCTCTATGACATCATCAGGCATGCTTACACCAATTCACCCTGCGGAGCCAAACCCAAAGACCCTCTTGCCTTGTTCCGCTCACTTATCCTTATGACTTACTGTAAATTTACAAGCATCGATGCATGGATAAAAGAACTCCGCAACAATGACCTGCTCGCCATACTGAGCGGCTTTCTCCCCTGGGGCTATAAACCCTCAGGCAATGAGTCCTATCTCCCGGATACCATACCAGGCGTCGGTACCTTCTACGACTTCATGGACCGTCTCGTAATTATTGATAAACTCTTCCACAAATCCCATTACAGAAGGCCAAGAAACTCGGATCTCTGGAACACCCTTTACAACAAGCGGCCTTCTACAGAACGCTGCAACGACCGTATTAAAAACGACTTCGCCATAAAGCATGCCGGCGTGCGTTCCATCCAGCGCTGGACAGTCAGGGTTTTCCTCGGCGCTTTTTGCATGTATATCGATGCCTGGTACAAAAACTGTGATTTGAAAATCACTGACTTGTTCCCGGTTTTAAAAGATATACCTGCCTAAATGCCCATAAATTTATCCCTTCATTAGAGAACCTGTCATCTTCCAGGTTCAGCTTCGCTATGCACATTTTCAAGGTCCAATTCTTAACTCCTTGCCATTTTTTTCTTTATATTGGTATTTTAAGGCTTATTTCCTCTAATTCCTAAATCTGTTTTCAAGTTCACTTATTTTTGTTTTGAATAGGTAACTTAATTATTATAGTTGTTCCCGAATCAATTTTGCTCTTTATCTCCAGACTGTAATCTGCGCCATAGATTAGTTTTAATTTTTCATGAATTCCCCTGATACCAAGATTACTGAAGTTGTTTTTGTTGCTACTGCTATTTATAATTTCATTCATTTTCTGCTCATCTATACCCTTGCCGTTATCTTCAACTTCAAAGAATAAATTATTATCTATTCGATAATTACGAATAGTTATAATACCTTCATTGCTATTCGGGTTGACACCATGGAAAATGCAGTTTTCCACCAGCGGTTGTAATATAAAATTAGGGACATAATACTTATCCAATTCGCTATCAAGTTCATATGAAAAATGAATTTTATTTTCATAAATAATGCTTTGAATATTTATATAGTGCTTCACATTTGAAATCTCATCTTGTACCGTGATAAATTCACCTTCCCTGCTAATACTATTTTTCAATAGCTTTACAAGAGAAGTGACAAGTTCACTGATCAAATCCTGGTTGTTCTTTAGAGCAATATATTTTATAGAATTTAATGTGTTATATAGAAAATGGGGGTTAATCTGAGCTTGGAGTTTTGCCAGCTCCATTTTTTGACTCTTCTTTTCTGTTTTTTCAAGTTTTTCCACTAATGAAATAACTCCGGAACTGATTTTTAGTAATTCATAACATGAAAACTTTCTTAGATCAACTTTCTCAGTTCCAGACTCAATCTCATTGATAAAGTTGATAAGATATTGAAGTGGCTTAGAAATATTTCTGTATATTATATATAGGAAAAACGCAAATATCGTAATACAAATAAGAATTATAATAAAAGCCGAATCCCTAACTATAGTTAGTTCCTTAAAAATAGAATTAAGCGGTATTTTATTTACAATCCTCCACCCGTACTTGTTAGAAGATGAATATATGCA
This region of Bacillota bacterium genomic DNA includes:
- a CDS encoding dehydrogenase, which encodes MPKSQFIDPKEVRKSGNITFKDIPVNQYNKTIEEEKENYTKEDFLRIFRDMAIIREFETMLNAIKTTGEYNGIKYNHPGPAHLSLGQEASAVGQAYLLDKDDFIFGSHRSHGEVLAKGLSAIEKLGDDELLDIMENFFDGRILKVVEGKQKDKGNVKELAIDFLVYGVLAENFARETGFNKGLGGSMHVFFPPFGIYPNNAIVGGSADIAVGAALYKKINRKKGIVIANIGDGSMGCGPVWEAICLATMDQYKLLWEGEYKGGLPLIFNFFNNQYGMGGQTCGETMGYKILARVGAGVNPEQMHAERVDGYNPLAVIDAIRRKKKILEQKDGPVLLDTLTYRFTGHSPSDASSYRTKEEIEAWMADDSLVCYRNELVKAGVASHDEFEEILENVRELITKTCKLATDDNVSPRMDLIKDSDAIGRLMFSNQRIEKMEDGECEVLISKEENPRVQQIKKKVRAGIENGKPVPKNRVLQLRDAIFEAILDKFYTDPTLIAYGEENRDWGGAFAVYRGLTEALPYHRLFNTPISEGAIVGSAVGYGMCGGRVIAELMYCDFLGRAGDEIFNQLSKWQAMSAGLLKMPVVIRVSVGSKYGAQHSQDWTSLVAHIPGLKVVFPATPYDAKGLMNSALMGTDPVIFFESQRIYDIGELFHPEGVPEGYYEVPIGEPDIKKEGKDLTILTIGATLYRVLDAVEILEEKYGISVEIIDARTLVPFNYEKVLESVKKTGKILLTSDACERGSYLKNMAQTISEVAFDYLDAPPVVVGSRNWITPAHELETYFFPQPEWIVDAVHEKIIPLKGHIPTTNFTLNEQLRRNKLGV
- the lpdA gene encoding dihydrolipoyl dehydrogenase, whose translation is MVYDLIVIGGGPAGYLGAERAGQAGLNTLLIEKRALGGVCLNEGCIPSKTLLYSAKMYDNARYSEKYGVVSENVKFNHDKVIERKNKVVRTLVAGIKAQLKKSNVTILEGTGEIAGRSSEGYEVRINNESFIGKRLLIATGSMPILPSIPGVKEGMEKGFVLTNREILDIKEVPGSLVIVGGGVIGLEMASYFNSAGSKVTIIEMLDHIAGNNEREISDILMKTYEKKGIVFKLSSKVVEVKEGMVLYEYNRERASVEADKILMSIGRKPVVDGYGLERIGVEIENGRIKVDERGRTNVPGVYAAGDVNGYSMLAHTAYREAEVCINNILGKKDVMRYNAIPYVIYTNPEVAGVGETEETARQKGIEVEVSKISMRYSGRYLAENEGGDGICKILIDKKYRRLVGLHMIGNYSSEIIYGTAAMIEMEMRVDDIKEIVFPHPTVSEIIREGIFYL
- a CDS encoding 2-oxo acid dehydrogenase subunit E2 — protein: MAIPVIMPKQGQTVESCIIAKWHKKKGDQVKAGDILFTYETDKATFDEEAKEDGILLEIFFEEGDDVPVLTNVCVIGREGDDVSEFDPRTQIGREDKVTKTTVADKVGVEGEGEAYAANVAANVAADAAIEAAADTAADAAKQQGIGTGGETGFIRSDTGDGKIGISPRARNLAEKAGIDYRYAKPTGPHGRIIERDIISLMEKGPVFTFAAKDESLKSETKIVEEGSGIGGRITTGDLGRVQSESQVAAHASYSPGVVPGEAEFTEVKLTNIRKVIAKAMHHSLSSTAQLTLNTTFDATEILEYRKKLKENKEKLGLRNITINDIVLFAVSRTLPGHKPLNAHFLDDRMLLFNVVHLGVAVDTERGLMVPTIFYANHKSLNEISAEVKELAEECQKGTINPDLLKGGTFTVTNLGMLDIESFTPVLNPPQTGILGVNNIVQRVKEVNGQYVYYPAMGLSLTFDHRAVDGAPAARFLKDLKTNLENFSILLAK
- the lipA gene encoding lipoyl synthase translates to MYEQKPDWLRIRIQGDSKYAEVENILRKLSLNTVCEEANCPNRMECFNRKTATFMILGRTCTRNCTFCNVEKNKPQPVDKDEPLHIAHAVAELNLHHVVITSVTRDDLPDGGAGHFARVIEEIRNLDKKVVIEVLIPDFKGSREALAKVINAMPEIINHNIETVPRLYPSVRPMAVYERSLGLLGNVKEENSSIRTKSGIMLGLGEKRDEVIEVLEDLRSAGCDFLTIGQYLAPSKKHHPVVEYIHPDVFEEYKSIGYEMGFKYVASGPLVRSSYMAEKALENK
- the lipB gene encoding lipoyl(octanoyl) transferase LipB, yielding MKKINVAKLGMVDYQESLELQEKMMKEVQSGEREDILLLVEHPPVLTIGRSGKYSNIIVPEDVLKSSGVNIYEVSRGGDVTYHGPGQIVGYPVMDLKRHGRDIKDFVWKIEEVFIRLLKKEYGIEAHREEKKYTGVWIGEEKITAIGIAVKHWVTMHGFAFNVNTDLEHFKWIIPCGLADRGVTSLKKITGVHQDFERLNDLVIDYFCQIFNLEYEEEIIQ
- a CDS encoding zinc-binding dehydrogenase, with amino-acid sequence MKTKAVRLYGKNDLRMEEFELPKVKDDEILARVVSDSICMSSYKAAIQGADHKRVPKDVDKNPIIIGHEFCGEIVEVGKKWHHKFKVGNKFSIQPALNLESNPYAAPGYTFQYIGGAATYIIIPNEVMEKNCLLNYDGEAYFYGSLAEPMSCIVGAFHASYHTTAGSYIHSMGIKKGGNMAILAGVGPMGLGAIDYVIHCDRRPGLLVVTDIDEARLKRAASIYTVEEAAKNGVTLKYVNTANVENVPEYLTSFTGGEGYDDVFVFAPVRAVVEQGDKILGKDGCLNFFAGPTNPNFTAELNFYNVHYNSTHIVGTSGGNTDDMVESLEMMEKGLINPAAMVTHIGGLDSVVETTLKLPNIPGGKKLIYTNIQMELTAIADFEEKGKIEPLFAKLAEIVKNNNGLWCVEAEKYLLTHAKAI